The Acinonyx jubatus isolate Ajub_Pintada_27869175 chromosome E3, VMU_Ajub_asm_v1.0, whole genome shotgun sequence genome has a window encoding:
- the LOC106977528 gene encoding general transcription factor II-I repeat domain-containing protein 2B isoform X6, protein MAQVAVSALPMENEEASESRMVVTFLVSALESMCKELAKSKAEVACIAMYETDVFVVGTEKGRAFVNARTDLQKDFAKYCIAEGVREARSPCPANGMQIDSGETEILRKAVEDYFCFCYGKALGTTAMVPVPYEKILRDPAAVVVEGLPEGVAFQHPENYGLTTLKWILENKAGISFIINRPFLGPANQLGGSLVVTDAKRSVTSPSESCGPISVKTEPMEDSGTALRATAVSVKKESEDPNYYPYNTQDSHHPSGSSDVIDMELSLEDSTLLVPSEVCEDPEAEVKIEGRTTASGITRSAVGVEDLNIVQVTIPDNEKDRLSSIEKIKQLREQVNDLFSRKFGEAIGVDFPVKVPYRKITFNPGCVVIDGMPPGVVFKAPGYLEISSMRRILDAAEFIKFTVIR, encoded by the exons ATGGCCCAGGTGGCGGTGTCTGCCCTGCCCATGGAGAACGAGGAGGCCTCAGAGAGCAGGATGGTGGTGACGTTCCTCGTGTCCGCTTTGGAGTCCATG tGTAAAGAATTGGCCAAGTCCAAGGCAGAAGTGGCCTGCATCGCAATGTATGAGACAGACGTGTTTGTCGTTGGAACCGAGAAAGGACGTGCTTTTGTCAACGCCAGGACGGATTTACAGAAGGATTTTGCAAAATACT GCATTGCCGAAGGGGTGCGTGAGGCCAGATCCCCATGTCCTGCGAACGGGATGCAGATCGATTCAGGAGAAACAGAAATACTCAGAAAAGCAGTTGAGgactatttctgcttttgttacG GCAAAGCCTTGGGGACCACAGCGATGGTGCCTGTTCCATATGAGAAGATTCTGAGGGACCCAGCGGCCGTGGTTGTGGAGGGGCTTCCAGAAGGAGTGGCCTTTCAGCACCCCGAGAACTATGGTCTCACCACCCTGAAATGGATTTTGGAGAACAAAGCAGGGATTTCATTCATCATAAACAG ACCTTTCCTAGGTCCAGCGAATCAGCTCG GTGGGTCTTTGGTGGTCACGGATGCTAAGAGATCGGTGACGTCACCAAGTGaaag CTGTGGCCCCATCAGTGTGAAAACTGAACCCATGGAAGATTCAG GCACGGCACTGAGAGCGACGGCTGTGTCAGTCAAGAAGGAGTCAGAAGATCCTAATTACTATCCGTATAATACGCAAG ACAGCCATCATCCTTCTGGGAGCAGCGACGTAATAGACATGGAATTATCCCTGGAAG attccaCTCTGCTTGTCCCATCAGAAGTGTGTGAGGACCCCGAAGCCGAGGTGAAAATTGAAG GAAGGACAACTGCCTCGGGTATTACACGTTCTGCGGTGGGTGTTGAAGATCTTAACATCGTTCAGGTGACAATTCCAG ataatgAGAAGGACCGATTATCCAGcattgaaaagataaaacaactAAGAGAACAAGTCAATGACCTCTTTAGTCGAAAATTTG GGGAAGCAATTGGGGTAGATTTTCCCGTGAAAGTTCCCTACAGGAAAATCACGTTCAACCCCGGCTGTGTGGTCATCGACGGCATGCCCCCGGGGGTGGTCTTCAAAGCCCCTGGTTACCTGGAAATCAGCTCCATGAGAAGGATCTTGGATGCTGCGGAATTTATCAAATTCACAGTCATCAGGTGA
- the LOC106977528 gene encoding general transcription factor II-I repeat domain-containing protein 2B isoform X8 translates to MAQVAVSALPMENEEASESRMVVTFLVSALESMCKELAKSKAEVACIAMYETDVFVVGTEKGRAFVNARTDLQKDFAKYCIAEGVREARSPCPANGMQIDSGETEILRKAVEDYFCFCYGKALGTTAMVPVPYEKILRDPAAVVVEGLPEGVAFQHPENYGLTTLKWILENKAGISFIINRPFLGPANQLGGSLVVTDAKRSVTSPSESCGPISVKTEPMEDSGTALRATAVSVKKESEDPNYYPYNTQDSHHPSGSSDVIDMELSLEEVCEDPEAEVKIEDG, encoded by the exons ATGGCCCAGGTGGCGGTGTCTGCCCTGCCCATGGAGAACGAGGAGGCCTCAGAGAGCAGGATGGTGGTGACGTTCCTCGTGTCCGCTTTGGAGTCCATG tGTAAAGAATTGGCCAAGTCCAAGGCAGAAGTGGCCTGCATCGCAATGTATGAGACAGACGTGTTTGTCGTTGGAACCGAGAAAGGACGTGCTTTTGTCAACGCCAGGACGGATTTACAGAAGGATTTTGCAAAATACT GCATTGCCGAAGGGGTGCGTGAGGCCAGATCCCCATGTCCTGCGAACGGGATGCAGATCGATTCAGGAGAAACAGAAATACTCAGAAAAGCAGTTGAGgactatttctgcttttgttacG GCAAAGCCTTGGGGACCACAGCGATGGTGCCTGTTCCATATGAGAAGATTCTGAGGGACCCAGCGGCCGTGGTTGTGGAGGGGCTTCCAGAAGGAGTGGCCTTTCAGCACCCCGAGAACTATGGTCTCACCACCCTGAAATGGATTTTGGAGAACAAAGCAGGGATTTCATTCATCATAAACAG ACCTTTCCTAGGTCCAGCGAATCAGCTCG GTGGGTCTTTGGTGGTCACGGATGCTAAGAGATCGGTGACGTCACCAAGTGaaag CTGTGGCCCCATCAGTGTGAAAACTGAACCCATGGAAGATTCAG GCACGGCACTGAGAGCGACGGCTGTGTCAGTCAAGAAGGAGTCAGAAGATCCTAATTACTATCCGTATAATACGCAAG ACAGCCATCATCCTTCTGGGAGCAGCGACGTAATAGACATGGAATTATCCCTGGAAG AAGTGTGTGAGGACCCCGAAGCCGAGGTGAAAATTGAAG ATGGATGA
- the LOC106977528 gene encoding general transcription factor II-I repeat domain-containing protein 2B isoform X4: MAQVAVSALPMENEEASESRMVVTFLVSALESMCKELAKSKAEVACIAMYETDVFVVGTEKGRAFVNARTDLQKDFAKYCIAEGVREARSPCPANGMQIDSGETEILRKAVEDYFCFCYGKALGTTAMVPVPYEKILRDPAAVVVEGLPEGVAFQHPENYGLTTLKWILENKAGISFIINRPFLGPANQLGGSLVVTDAKRSVTSPSESCGPISVKTEPMEDSGTALRATAVSVKKESEDPNYYPYNTQDSHHPSGSSDVIDMELSLEDSTLLVPSEVCEDPEAEVKIEGRTTASGITRSAVGVEDLNIVQVTIPDNEKDRLSSIEKIKQLREQVNDLFSRKFGEAIGVDFPVKVPYRKITFNPGCVVIDGMPPGVVFKAPGYLEISSMRRILDAAEFIKFTVIRPLPGLELSNVNF, from the exons ATGGCCCAGGTGGCGGTGTCTGCCCTGCCCATGGAGAACGAGGAGGCCTCAGAGAGCAGGATGGTGGTGACGTTCCTCGTGTCCGCTTTGGAGTCCATG tGTAAAGAATTGGCCAAGTCCAAGGCAGAAGTGGCCTGCATCGCAATGTATGAGACAGACGTGTTTGTCGTTGGAACCGAGAAAGGACGTGCTTTTGTCAACGCCAGGACGGATTTACAGAAGGATTTTGCAAAATACT GCATTGCCGAAGGGGTGCGTGAGGCCAGATCCCCATGTCCTGCGAACGGGATGCAGATCGATTCAGGAGAAACAGAAATACTCAGAAAAGCAGTTGAGgactatttctgcttttgttacG GCAAAGCCTTGGGGACCACAGCGATGGTGCCTGTTCCATATGAGAAGATTCTGAGGGACCCAGCGGCCGTGGTTGTGGAGGGGCTTCCAGAAGGAGTGGCCTTTCAGCACCCCGAGAACTATGGTCTCACCACCCTGAAATGGATTTTGGAGAACAAAGCAGGGATTTCATTCATCATAAACAG ACCTTTCCTAGGTCCAGCGAATCAGCTCG GTGGGTCTTTGGTGGTCACGGATGCTAAGAGATCGGTGACGTCACCAAGTGaaag CTGTGGCCCCATCAGTGTGAAAACTGAACCCATGGAAGATTCAG GCACGGCACTGAGAGCGACGGCTGTGTCAGTCAAGAAGGAGTCAGAAGATCCTAATTACTATCCGTATAATACGCAAG ACAGCCATCATCCTTCTGGGAGCAGCGACGTAATAGACATGGAATTATCCCTGGAAG attccaCTCTGCTTGTCCCATCAGAAGTGTGTGAGGACCCCGAAGCCGAGGTGAAAATTGAAG GAAGGACAACTGCCTCGGGTATTACACGTTCTGCGGTGGGTGTTGAAGATCTTAACATCGTTCAGGTGACAATTCCAG ataatgAGAAGGACCGATTATCCAGcattgaaaagataaaacaactAAGAGAACAAGTCAATGACCTCTTTAGTCGAAAATTTG GGGAAGCAATTGGGGTAGATTTTCCCGTGAAAGTTCCCTACAGGAAAATCACGTTCAACCCCGGCTGTGTGGTCATCGACGGCATGCCCCCGGGGGTGGTCTTCAAAGCCCCTGGTTACCTGGAAATCAGCTCCATGAGAAGGATCTTGGATGCTGCGGAATTTATCAAATTCACAGTCATCAG aCCGCTTCCGGGCCTCGAGCTTAGCAACG
- the LOC106977528 gene encoding general transcription factor II-I repeat domain-containing protein 2B isoform X5, whose product MAQVAVSALPMENEEASESRMVVTFLVSALESMCKELAKSKAEVACIAMYETDVFVVGTEKGRAFVNARTDLQKDFAKYCIAEGVREARSPCPANGMQIDSGETEILRKAVEDYFCFCYGKALGTTAMVPVPYEKILRDPAAVVVEGLPEGVAFQHPENYGLTTLKWILENKAGISFIINRPFLGPANQLGGSLVVTDAKRSVTSPSESCGPISVKTEPMEDSGTALRATAVSVKKESEDPNYYPYNTQDSHHPSGSSDVIDMELSLEDSTLLVPSEVCEDPEAEVKIEGRTTASGITRSAVGVEDLNIVQVTIPDNEKDRLSSIEKIKQLREQVNDLFSRKFGEAIGVDFPVKVPYRKITFNPGCVVIDGMPPGVVFKAPGYLEISSMRRILDAAEFIKFTVIRRWAVGP is encoded by the exons ATGGCCCAGGTGGCGGTGTCTGCCCTGCCCATGGAGAACGAGGAGGCCTCAGAGAGCAGGATGGTGGTGACGTTCCTCGTGTCCGCTTTGGAGTCCATG tGTAAAGAATTGGCCAAGTCCAAGGCAGAAGTGGCCTGCATCGCAATGTATGAGACAGACGTGTTTGTCGTTGGAACCGAGAAAGGACGTGCTTTTGTCAACGCCAGGACGGATTTACAGAAGGATTTTGCAAAATACT GCATTGCCGAAGGGGTGCGTGAGGCCAGATCCCCATGTCCTGCGAACGGGATGCAGATCGATTCAGGAGAAACAGAAATACTCAGAAAAGCAGTTGAGgactatttctgcttttgttacG GCAAAGCCTTGGGGACCACAGCGATGGTGCCTGTTCCATATGAGAAGATTCTGAGGGACCCAGCGGCCGTGGTTGTGGAGGGGCTTCCAGAAGGAGTGGCCTTTCAGCACCCCGAGAACTATGGTCTCACCACCCTGAAATGGATTTTGGAGAACAAAGCAGGGATTTCATTCATCATAAACAG ACCTTTCCTAGGTCCAGCGAATCAGCTCG GTGGGTCTTTGGTGGTCACGGATGCTAAGAGATCGGTGACGTCACCAAGTGaaag CTGTGGCCCCATCAGTGTGAAAACTGAACCCATGGAAGATTCAG GCACGGCACTGAGAGCGACGGCTGTGTCAGTCAAGAAGGAGTCAGAAGATCCTAATTACTATCCGTATAATACGCAAG ACAGCCATCATCCTTCTGGGAGCAGCGACGTAATAGACATGGAATTATCCCTGGAAG attccaCTCTGCTTGTCCCATCAGAAGTGTGTGAGGACCCCGAAGCCGAGGTGAAAATTGAAG GAAGGACAACTGCCTCGGGTATTACACGTTCTGCGGTGGGTGTTGAAGATCTTAACATCGTTCAGGTGACAATTCCAG ataatgAGAAGGACCGATTATCCAGcattgaaaagataaaacaactAAGAGAACAAGTCAATGACCTCTTTAGTCGAAAATTTG GGGAAGCAATTGGGGTAGATTTTCCCGTGAAAGTTCCCTACAGGAAAATCACGTTCAACCCCGGCTGTGTGGTCATCGACGGCATGCCCCCGGGGGTGGTCTTCAAAGCCCCTGGTTACCTGGAAATCAGCTCCATGAGAAGGATCTTGGATGCTGCGGAATTTATCAAATTCACAGTCATCAG gAGGTGGGCGGTGGGTCCCTGA
- the LOC106977528 gene encoding general transcription factor II-I repeat domain-containing protein 2B isoform X7, with protein sequence MAQVAVSALPMENEEASESRMVVTFLVSALESMCKELAKSKAEVACIAMYETDVFVVGTEKGRAFVNARTDLQKDFAKYCIAEGVREARSPCPANGMQIDSGETEILRKAVEDYFCFCYGKALGTTAMVPVPYEKILRDPAAVVVEGLPEGVAFQHPENYGLTTLKWILENKAGISFIINRPFLGPANQLGGSLVVTDAKRSVTSPSESCGPISVKTEPMEDSGTALRATAVSVKKESEDPNYYPYNTQDSHHPSGSSDVIDMELSLEDSTLLVPSEVCEDPEAEVKIEDG encoded by the exons ATGGCCCAGGTGGCGGTGTCTGCCCTGCCCATGGAGAACGAGGAGGCCTCAGAGAGCAGGATGGTGGTGACGTTCCTCGTGTCCGCTTTGGAGTCCATG tGTAAAGAATTGGCCAAGTCCAAGGCAGAAGTGGCCTGCATCGCAATGTATGAGACAGACGTGTTTGTCGTTGGAACCGAGAAAGGACGTGCTTTTGTCAACGCCAGGACGGATTTACAGAAGGATTTTGCAAAATACT GCATTGCCGAAGGGGTGCGTGAGGCCAGATCCCCATGTCCTGCGAACGGGATGCAGATCGATTCAGGAGAAACAGAAATACTCAGAAAAGCAGTTGAGgactatttctgcttttgttacG GCAAAGCCTTGGGGACCACAGCGATGGTGCCTGTTCCATATGAGAAGATTCTGAGGGACCCAGCGGCCGTGGTTGTGGAGGGGCTTCCAGAAGGAGTGGCCTTTCAGCACCCCGAGAACTATGGTCTCACCACCCTGAAATGGATTTTGGAGAACAAAGCAGGGATTTCATTCATCATAAACAG ACCTTTCCTAGGTCCAGCGAATCAGCTCG GTGGGTCTTTGGTGGTCACGGATGCTAAGAGATCGGTGACGTCACCAAGTGaaag CTGTGGCCCCATCAGTGTGAAAACTGAACCCATGGAAGATTCAG GCACGGCACTGAGAGCGACGGCTGTGTCAGTCAAGAAGGAGTCAGAAGATCCTAATTACTATCCGTATAATACGCAAG ACAGCCATCATCCTTCTGGGAGCAGCGACGTAATAGACATGGAATTATCCCTGGAAG attccaCTCTGCTTGTCCCATCAGAAGTGTGTGAGGACCCCGAAGCCGAGGTGAAAATTGAAG ATGGATGA